In Silene latifolia isolate original U9 population chromosome X, ASM4854445v1, whole genome shotgun sequence, the following proteins share a genomic window:
- the LOC141618531 gene encoding aspartyl protease family protein 2-like produces MYLGTPLQSVYGTFDTGSELVWLQCEGNPTGRSFPDFNQSESHTYMSIPCSDKDMCDPGTSVGIYCGTSSCAFETDYADNTHVDGVMGGGNGKYSFPMQIRRYDPKFSYCVSSDMTKTYQIKFGEAATLSGDSTKVLQNKNTPFYYLDVLGIKVNTKNINVPPYVFEMSLDGSRGFIIDSGATLSYLTAKVFDAVKDELEQLLGASNKY; encoded by the exons ATGTACTTAGGGACTCCACTTCAGTCGGTGTATGGCACATTCGACACAGGAAGTGAACTTGTTTGGCTCCAATGTGAAGGAAATCCCACGGGTCGTAGCTTCCCTGATTTCAATCAATCGGAGTCGCATACATATATGTCAATACCATGCTCCGATAAGGATATGTGTGATCCAGGGACCTCTGTTGGGATATATTGCGGGACTAGTAGTTGTGCGTTCGAAACTGACTATGCCGATAACACCCACGTCGATGGTGTTATGG GTGGCGGCAATGGGAAGTACTCATTTCCAATGCAAATAAGACGATATGATCCCAAGTTCTCTTACTGCGTATCCAGCGACATGACAAAAACCTATCAGATCAAGTTTGGAGAGGCAGCAACCCTAAGTGGAGATAGCACTAAAGTCCTTCAGAACAAGAACACTCCCTTTTACTACCTCGATGTGCTTGGCATAAAGGTTAATACCAAGAACATCAATGTGCCACCCTACGTGTTCGAGATGTCACTGGACGGGTCTAGGGGATTCATCATTGACTCTGGAGCCACCTTATCCTACTTGACTGCTAAG GTATTCGATGCTGTAAAGGATGAGTTAGAGCAACTGCTGGGAGCCTCAAATAAGTACTAG